Within Cellulophaga sp. L1A9, the genomic segment AAAAAGAAAAAATACTTTTTAACACGACATTTTTAAAAACATCAGCTCTAGTTAAAAAATAAGGACTACGTCTACACTGTGTACCAATTAAAATAGTATCTAAAAAAGCATTCTGATGGTTTGGAAGAAAAATAACAGGCTTATTCTTTGGAATATTACCCAAGCCTTGATGCGTGATCTTTTTAAAATAAAACCATAAAAGAATTCTTATAAAGAATCGAACAAATGCGTAACCTATTTTTTTCAAGCTATTTCCTTTTTACTTGTTATTTTTTTTGAGCTCCAGTAACTAGCAAGGAGTAATCCTGATATTAAATGCCAAATTCCCCAGAAAGCTGCTAGTAAAGCCATACCCCCTAAGCCATCAAAAAAAGTAAATATTAACAACAATGCTAAACCAGAATTCTGTATACCCGTTTCTATAGTAATCGTTCTTGTATTTTCTTTAGATAATTTAAAAATTTTAGCTACTGAAAATCCGGTGATGAATGCCAATACATTATGAAGTATCACAAGCCAAAAAACATAAAAAATATAGTCCAAAAATATGGTTTGGTTTTTATACAGTGCCAAGAAGATTAAAATTATAAAAAACAAAAGTGATACTATTTTTAAGACTTTAGCTATTCTTTTTGCTATTTTAGGCTTAAAATAGGTTAAAAGCATTCCTAAGATTAATGGCACTCCTAATAATAAAAAAACCAATTTCATCATAGCTAGTGGAGCTATAGCGACATCTTTTAAAAGTACTTCGGTAGGAGCATACAATGAACCCCAAATTTCGAGATTTAAAGGGGTCATAAAAACAGCTAGCAATGTGGCTATTGCTGTCAAACAAACCGATAAAGCCGAATTACCTCTGGCTACATGTGTAATAAAATTAGAAATATTACCTCCAGGGCATGCTGCTACCATAAACATTCCTAAGGCTATACTTGGGTAAGGTTTTAAGAGTACTACTAAGATAAATGTAACTAGCGGCAAGAGAATAAATTGACTTAAGACGCCCACAAGAACTGCTTTTGGCTTTTTAAATATGTCTTTAAAATCTGCTATTGATATCTCAAGAGAAATACCAAACATCACCAAGGCTAGGGCAACATTTAAAATCCAAAGCGCATGTTCGTCAAAATTTACATGAACGTTATCTACTATATTTTTTGTCAAACGCTTATGATATCTTAAGTCCGTTTTCTACTTTCAATCCTGGGTGCAGTAAGGTAACATCTTTATTATCAACAGCACCAAGAACAAGACATTCACTCATAAAATTAGCAATTTGTTTCTTAGGGAAATTAACAACTGCTACGATTTGTCTCCCTAAAAGTTCTTCTTTCTGATATACCGTAGTAATTTGGGCAGATGTTTTTTTGACACCTATTTCAGTACCAAAATCAATTTCTAATTTATACGCTGGGTTTCTAACTTCCGGAAAGTCATTTACCGAAATGATTGTACCTACTCGCATATCAATCTTAGAAAAATCGGACCAACTAATAGTTTCCATATTGGCTCATAAATTTATTAGGTTAGCCTACCAAATTAACATTATCTACTAGACAAAACAATAAATTATTGAAAAAGAAATTGGCAGCAGTTTCCTTTCCTATAGGATACTACCAATTCATTCGGGTCAGTAAACCATTAATATGTGCCAAGTGATGATTGCCATGCCAAGCGTACTTACCAATATTTTCGGCAACAGAAACGCGAGTCTCACCCTCTGGATGCAAATACACTTTCTTAAGATCAGATGCAGATAACCCTTTAAGCATATAAACTAGTTTAGCATGTAAGGCCACCAGATAATTAACAGACAACACTATAGGCGCCGTTCGCGCATCAAAAAGGGCACTCCACTCTTTTTCCTCGTAGACCTTTATTAAGGGCTCGTCTTCCGTTAAAGCCCATTTAAAACGGATATAACTATTATGATGGCTATCCGCAATATGATGTATTAATTGTCTTAAAGTCCAACCTCCAGGTCTGTAAGGCGTCTCTAGTTCTTCTGAAGAAAGATTATTCACCAAAGATTTAACCCGTTCTGGCAAAAGCTCTAAATCTAAAATCCATAAATTTAACTGCTCTTCTGTAATTATATCTGGGCACACAAATTTCCCAATAGGGTACCTAAGCAGTTCTAATTGTTGTTCTGTCATCCCTTAAAAGTAATAATTTTAATAGATTTTTAACCTGATTTTCTGTTTTTTAAACCTTTAATCCACTAATTTTATAGGATAATAATTTACAAACTAAATAAAACAGAATATGGCAACAATACGATTAGGAGATGTAGCTCCAGATTTTACAGTAGATAGCTCAATGGGGATGATTAATCTTTATGATTATTTAGGTGATTCTTGGGGTATACTTTTTTCACATCCTGCAGATTTTACTCCTGTGTGTACTACAGAATTGGGTACGGCTGCAAAATTTAAAGATGAATTTGACAAGCGGAATGTAAAAATGCTCGCTTTAAGTGTGGATAGTGCCGCTTCACATGCAGAATGGATAAAAGACATTAATGAAGTAGAAAATACGGAAGTAAACTTTCCGATTTTAGCAGATGTAGATCATAAAGTATCCGATTTATATGATATGATTCATCCAAACGCAAATGATACGCTAACCGTACGTTCTGTTTTTATTATTTCACCAGATAAGACGATTAAACTTATTCTAACGTACCCTGCATCAACAGGGCGTAATTTTTATGAATTAGTGCGCGTAATAGATTCTTTACAATTAACAGCATACCATAAAGTAGCTACACCTGCGAATTGGAAAAATGGCGATGATGTTGTGGTTAGTCCTGCTATCAAAACAGAGGATGCAAAAAAAATATTCACTAAGGGCGTAGAAGAAATTAAGCCTTATTTGAGAATGACTCCGCAGCCTAACCTCTAAGAAATAAAAAATTAGTGTAAAAAAATGGTTATTAAAAAAATATAAGTGTCGAAAAATCACTCTGTTAATTTTTTATGTATTACATTTGTAGCATAATTAATTTTTTTAATATTTTATAATGAATAAAGGAACAGTAAAATTTTTCAATGATTCTAAAGGTTTTGGATTTATCACTGAAGAAGGCTCAAGCGAAGACCATTTTGTACACATCTCTGGTTTAGTAGATGAAATTCGCGAAGGTGATGTTGTAGAATTTGAATTACAACAAGGAAAAAAAGGATTGAACGCAGTAAACGTAAGAGTACTATAATACATACGTAAATTTTTTTTTAGTAGAAGCCCGACCTTATGGTTGGGCTTTTTTATTGCCCTAAAGTCAAGAAATACATGCCATATTAGCTCCAAATAAAAATAACTTCCATTTTATTGAAATTATTTGCTAATTAGACGCAACTATTTCACTGGTCAAGTATCTAGCAGTTATAAAAGAGTTCTCCCAAAACGTTTTTAGTTAAAATAAACCTGACCATATGAATACATTTTTTGGAATTTTATCGCTTTTAATACTTGTAAATATTGTTTTGCTTCTCCTTAGTGTAAACAATTCTAAGACTAAACATAAAATAATAGTAGGGTTTAAGCGTTTGAAGGTGTTACACAGACATACGAACATACTTAAACAATAAACTATGGGCACATTCTTTAGTATCTTAATGATTTTAGTAGTGATTAACACACTGTTACTTATAATTAGTGTAAATAGAAAATCTAACAAAATATAAAAAGGGCTCCAATTTGGAGCCCTTTTACTTTTTATTATTAAAGTATTTAAATACTTAACTAACTTTCATTAATTCTACATCAAATATCAATGTAGCATCTGGTGGAATAACTCCTCCAGCTCCTGCACTACCGTATCCTAAATCTGAAGGAATAACGAATCTCGCTTTATCACCTACTTGTAATAAACAAATACCTTCATCCCATCCTGCGATTACTTGACCAACTCCAACTTGAAAATCTATTGGCTCTTTTCTTTTATAAGAAGAATCAAAAACAGTTCCGTCAATTAAAGAACCTTCATAATGAACAGAAACTTGCATTCCTGCTTCCGCTTTTTTACCATTCCCCTTTTGAATGATCTTATAACGTAAACCACTTTTTGTTTCTTCAAAACCAGCAGAAACCTCATCTAATTCAGAAGATTTTTTTGCTCTTTCTTCTTCTATTCTTTTTGCTCTAGATCCTTCAAATGTTCTAAAAGCTTCAACTGCATTAAATGCTTCTGCTTCTGCCCCTACTCTAACAATCTCTAAAGAATCAATTTTATCGCCTTGTTTTATAGCATCAACAATATCTTGACCCTCTACAACATTACCAAAAACAGTATGCTTGTTATCTAACCATGGTGTAGCAATGTGAGTAATAAAAAACTGACTCCCGTTTGTTCCAGGGCCTGCATTTGCCATAGATAAAACGCCTGGACCATCATGCTTTAAATCTACATGAAATTCATCATCAAATTTATATCCAGCATCACCTGTTCCTGTTCCTTGTGGACAACCACCTTGAACCATAAAATCAGGAATTACTCTATGAAATTTAAGTCCGTCATAATATGGTGTTCCTTGAGGCTTTACTTTATTCTCTAAATTACCTTCTGCTAAGGCAACAAAATTACCTACCGTTCCAGGTGTTTTATCGTGAGTCAATTTTACTAAAATCTCCCCTTTTGAAGTATTGAATTTTGCGTAGATTCCGTCTTTCATTTTACTTTTTTTTGTGAATAACAAAGGTAGTATTTTGTTTTGGGTTAAAAAACTCTTTACATTTTTTACCACAGCTATATTAATTAAAAAAGGAGCCTTGTAAGGCTCCTTTTTTAATTAACTATTTTCTTACCTATTTTCTACCAAATTACCACTCTATTTTCAGGTGCGAGATACATGGAATCTCCTGGTTTAATACTGAATGCTTCATAAAAAGCATCAATATTTTGAAGCGGTTGAGTAGCTCTATATTTTCCTGGTGAATGCGGATCTGTTTTAACCTGTGTACGCAAAGCATCTTCCCTTGACAAGGTACGCCATACAGTTGCCCAAGACATAAAGAAACGTTGCTCTGCTGTATATCCATCAATTGGATCTGGTTTACCGTGCTCTTTAAAATATTGCTGCAAACCATCATAAGCTCCAAGAACCCCTCCAAGATCCCCAATGTTTTCTCCTAAAGTAAATTTACCATTAATGAATACACTATCCAACACTTCTATTTTATCATATTGATCTGCTAATGCACCACTGCGCTCCGTAAATTTTGATAAATCTTCATCAGTCCACCAATTTGAAAGATTACCATTGGCGTCAAAACGAGCACCACTATCATCAAAAGCATGAGAAATTTCATGTCCGATCACCGCACCAATTCCTCCATAATTAACAGCATCATCTGCTAAGTAATCATAAAATGGAGGTTGCAAAATTGCTGCAGGAAAAACAATTTCATTATTTAAAGGATTAAAATAAGCATTTACTGTTTGTGGAGACATACCCCATTCTGTACGATCTACAGGTTCTCCTATCTTACTTAGGTTTTTGGCTTTTTCCCATTGTTGTATAGCCAACATATTATCAAAATACCCATTTTGTTCATTAACGGCCATTGTAGAATAGTCTTCCCACTTATCAGGATATCCAATTTTTACAGTGAATTTATCTAATTTTTCTATCGCTTTAATTTTTGTTGAATCACTCATCCAATCCAAGACTTTAATACGGGCTTGGAAAGCAGCAATAATATTGTGAATCATTGTTTCTGCTTTGGCTTTTGCTTCGGGTGGAAACATTTCATCAACATATAACTTCCCTAAAGCCTCTCCGACAGTATTATTAACTGTAGCTAACGCCCTTTCATCTGCAGGACGTTGTTTTTTATCACCACTCAGGTATTGGCTATAAAACTCCCAATCTGCAGTTTCTATATCTGTTGTTAATTTTCCTGCTGCACTATTAAAGGTATCCCAAATTACGAGTTCTTTTATATCGTCTAATGGTGTTTTCGTTAAAAAGGTATTTAAAAACTCAATATATTTAGGCTGAGTAACAATAAGTGTATCTACCTGTTTTTTAATCCCCATATCACCCATCAGTTTTTCAAGGTTTATAGCAGAAATAATATTTTGTGCTTCTTGAAGAGTTTTAGGGTTATTAAAATTACGCGCATCACGACTTGCCACTTTATCTAATCTTGGTTCCGCTAACTCCTTTTCCATTGCCAAAATCTTAATTGCTGATGCTTTAGATTCTTCAACATCTTCTCCCAATATTTGAAGCATTCTGGCAATATGCTCAACATATTTTTTTCG encodes:
- a CDS encoding YfiT family bacillithiol transferase — its product is MTEQQLELLRYPIGKFVCPDIITEEQLNLWILDLELLPERVKSLVNNLSSEELETPYRPGGWTLRQLIHHIADSHHNSYIRFKWALTEDEPLIKVYEEKEWSALFDARTAPIVLSVNYLVALHAKLVYMLKGLSASDLKKVYLHPEGETRVSVAENIGKYAWHGNHHLAHINGLLTRMNW
- a CDS encoding bile acid:sodium symporter family protein yields the protein MTKNIVDNVHVNFDEHALWILNVALALVMFGISLEISIADFKDIFKKPKAVLVGVLSQFILLPLVTFILVVLLKPYPSIALGMFMVAACPGGNISNFITHVARGNSALSVCLTAIATLLAVFMTPLNLEIWGSLYAPTEVLLKDVAIAPLAMMKLVFLLLGVPLILGMLLTYFKPKIAKRIAKVLKIVSLLFFIILIFLALYKNQTIFLDYIFYVFWLVILHNVLAFITGFSVAKIFKLSKENTRTITIETGIQNSGLALLLIFTFFDGLGGMALLAAFWGIWHLISGLLLASYWSSKKITSKKEIA
- a CDS encoding cold-shock protein; translated protein: MNKGTVKFFNDSKGFGFITEEGSSEDHFVHISGLVDEIREGDVVEFELQQGKKGLNAVNVRVL
- a CDS encoding peroxiredoxin encodes the protein MATIRLGDVAPDFTVDSSMGMINLYDYLGDSWGILFSHPADFTPVCTTELGTAAKFKDEFDKRNVKMLALSVDSAASHAEWIKDINEVENTEVNFPILADVDHKVSDLYDMIHPNANDTLTVRSVFIISPDKTIKLILTYPASTGRNFYELVRVIDSLQLTAYHKVATPANWKNGDDVVVSPAIKTEDAKKIFTKGVEEIKPYLRMTPQPNL
- a CDS encoding tRNA-binding protein → METISWSDFSKIDMRVGTIISVNDFPEVRNPAYKLEIDFGTEIGVKKTSAQITTVYQKEELLGRQIVAVVNFPKKQIANFMSECLVLGAVDNKDVTLLHPGLKVENGLKIS
- a CDS encoding peptidylprolyl isomerase, with the protein product MKDGIYAKFNTSKGEILVKLTHDKTPGTVGNFVALAEGNLENKVKPQGTPYYDGLKFHRVIPDFMVQGGCPQGTGTGDAGYKFDDEFHVDLKHDGPGVLSMANAGPGTNGSQFFITHIATPWLDNKHTVFGNVVEGQDIVDAIKQGDKIDSLEIVRVGAEAEAFNAVEAFRTFEGSRAKRIEEERAKKSSELDEVSAGFEETKSGLRYKIIQKGNGKKAEAGMQVSVHYEGSLIDGTVFDSSYKRKEPIDFQVGVGQVIAGWDEGICLLQVGDKARFVIPSDLGYGSAGAGGVIPPDATLIFDVELMKVS